In the genome of Streptomyces sp. SLBN-118, the window AGCCGCCACCACCGCTGCCGCCGGGGCGCGAACCGCCACGGTCGTCGCGCTGGCCGCCGCGGTACCCACCACGGTCACGGTCGTCATCACGACGGAACGATGGACGCTCATCACGCCGGTCATCCCGACGGTCATCGCGACGCGGCCCACCCGGACGCTCGTCACGACGCCCATAGCCACCACCACTGGGGCGCCCACCACGGTCGTCATCACGACGCGGCCCACTCGGACGCTCGTCACGACGCCCATAGCCACCGCCACCGGAACGGTCGTCGCGCCGGAAGCCGCCACCACCGCTGCCGCCGGGGCGCGAACCGCCACGGTCGTCGCGCTGGCCGCCGCGGTACCCACCACGGTCACGGTCGTCATCACGACGGAACGACGGACGCTCATCACGCCGGTCATCGCGACGCGGCCCACTCGGACGCTCGTCACGACGCCCATAGCCACCACCACTGGGGCGCCCACCACGGTCGTCATCACGACGCGGCCCACTCGGACGCTCGTCACGACGGTCATCACGCGGGCGGTATCCACCACGGTCGTTGTCACGCCGCGGCCCACGGTCCCGGTCGTCACGGCCACCGCGGAAGCCGCTCCGGTCACCACCGTCCCTACGACGCGGCTCGCGCTCCGGACGGTCGTCGGGAGAGTTGGTGGGCATCGGCGTAACTCCTGTCTTCAGGTACTGCAGTCATTCTCGCGCAGCCGGCCATCGGACGCGCTTCGGTAAAGCAAGCAAAACAAAAAGGACCCGTGGTCCAGCGTGAACGCTGGACCACGGGTCCTTGAAAGATTGTTCGGCGGCGTCCTACTCTCCCACAGGGTCCCCCCTGCAGTACCATCGGCGCTGAAAGGCTTAGCTTCCGGGTTCGGAATGTAACCGGGCGTTTCCCTAACGCAATGACCACCGAAACCCTATCGGGCTCTAGCGAACAAGCACACTTTTCAATTAAGTAAATTAATTAGTGAAACCAGTTCAACCGGTGCGACTGTTCGCAACCCGGGAACTACACAGTGGACGCGAGCAACTGAGGACAAGCCCTCGGCCTATTAGTACCAGTCAGCTCCACCCCTTGCGGGGCTTCCACATCTGGCCTATCAACCCAGTCGTCTACTGGGAGCCTTAACCCCTCAAAGGGGGTGGGAGTCCTCATCTCGAAGCAGGCTTCCCGCTTAGATGCTTTCAGCGGTTATCCTTTCCGAACGTAGCCAACCAGCCATGCCCTTGGCAGGACAACTGGCACACCAGAGGTTCGTCCGTCCCGGTCCTCTCGTACTAGGGACAGCCCTTCTCAAGACTCCTACGCGCACAGCGGATAGGGACCGAACTGTCTCACGACGTTCTAAACCCAGCTCGCGTACCGCTTTAATGGGCGAACAGCCCAACCCTTGGGACCGACTCCAGCCCCAGGATGCGACGAGCCGACATCGAGGTGCCAAACCATCCCGTCGATATGGACTCTTGGGGAAGATCAGCCTGTTATCCCCGGGGTACCTTTTATCCGTTGAGCGACGGCGCTTCCACAAGCCACCGCCGGATCACTAGTCCCGACTTTCGTCCCTGCTCGACCCGTCGGTCTCACAGTCAAGCTCCCTTGTGCACTTACACTCAACACCTGATTGCCAACCAGGCTGAGGGAACCTTTGGGCGCCTCCGTTACCCTTTGGGAGGCAACCGCCCCAGTTAAACTACCCATCAGACACTGTCCCTGATCCGGATCACGGACCCAGGTTAGACATCCAGCACGACCAGAGTGGTATTTCAACGACGACTCCACCTGAACTGGCGTCCAAGCTTCACAGTCTCCCACCTATCCTACACAAGCCGAACCGAACACCAATATCAAACTGTAGTAAAGGTCCCGGGGTCTTTCCGTCCTGCTGCGCGAAACGAGCATCTTTACTCGTAGTGCAATTTCACCGGGCCTATGGTTGAGACAGTCGAGAAGTCGTTACGCCATTCGTGCAGGTCGGAACTTACCCGACAAGGAATTTCGCTACCTTAGGATGGTTATAGTTACCACCGCCGTTTACTGGCGCTTAAGTTCTCAGCTTCGCCACACCGAAATGTGACTAACCGGTCCCCTTAACGTTCCAGCACCGGGCAGGCGTCAGTCCGTATACATCGCCTTACGGCTTCGCACGGACCTGTGTTTTTAGTAAACAGTCGCTTCTCGCTGGTCTCTGCGGCCACCCCCAGCTCACGGAGCACGTCCGATCACCAAAGATGGCCCCCCTTCTCCCGAAGTTACGGGGGCATTTTGCCGAGTTCCTTAACCATAGTTCACCCGAACGCCTCGGTATTCTCTACCTGACCACCTGAGTCGGTTTAGGGTACGGGCCGCCATGAAACTCGCTAGAGGCTTTTCTCGACAGCATAGGATCATCCACTTCACCACAATCGGCTCGGCATCAGGTCTCAGCCTCAATGTGTGACGGATTTGCCTATCACACGGCCTACACCCTTACCCCGGGACAACCACCGCCCGGGCTGGACTACCTTCCTGCGTCACCCCATCGCTTACCTACTACCACCTTGGACCGGCGGCTCCACCACTCCCCTTCACCCGAAGGATCCAGGACGGCTTCACGGCCTTAGCATCAGAGGGTTCAGTACTGGGCGTTTCAAAGCGGGTACCGGAATATCAACCGGTTGTCCATCGACTACGCCTGTCGGCCTCGCCTTAGGTCCCGACTTACCCTGGGCAGATCAGCTTGACCCAGGAACCCTTAGTCAATCGGCGCACACGTTTCTCACGTGTGTATCGCTACTCATGCCTGCATTCTCACTCGTGAACCGTCCACCACTCGCTTACGCGGCGGCTTCACCCGGCACACGACGCTCCCCTACCCATCCACACTCCCGTTGGGGATCATGTGTGAATGACACGACTTCGGCGGTACGCTTGAGCCCCGCTACATTGTCGGCGCGGAATCACTTGACCAGTGAGCTATTACGCACTCTTTCAAGGGTGGCTGCTTCTAAGCCAACCTCCTGGTTGTCTCTGCGACTCCACATCCTTTCCCACTTAGCGTACGCTTAGGGGCCTTAGTCGATGCTCTGGGCTGTTTCCCTCTCGACCATGGAGCTTATCCCCCACAGTCTCACTGCCGCGCTCTCACTTACCGGCATTCGGAGTTTGGCTAAGGTCAGTAACCCGGTAGGGCCCATCGCCTATCCAGTGCTCTACCTCCGGCAAGAAACACACGACGCTGCACCTAAATGCATTTCGGGGAGAACCAGCTATCACGGAGTTTGATTGGCCTTTCACCCCTAACCACAGGTCATCCCCCAGGTTTTCAACCCTGGTGGGTTCGGTCCTCCACGAAGTCTTACCTCCGCTTCAACCTGCCCATGGCTAGATCACTCCGCTTCGGGTCTTGAGCGCGCTACTAAACCGCCCTGTTCGGACTCGCTTTCGCTACGGCTTCCCCACACGGGTTAACCTCGCAACACACCGCAAACTCGCAGGCTCATTCTTCAAAAGGCACGCAGTCACGACGCACAGAGCAAGCTCTGCACGCGACGCTCCCACGGCTTGTAGGCACACGGTTTCAGGTACTATTTCACTCCGCTCCCGCGGTACTTTTCACCATTCCCTCACGGTACTATCCGCTATCGGTCACCAGGGAATATTTAGGCTTAACGGGTGGTCCCGCCAGATTCACACGGGATTTCTCGGGCCCCGTGCTACTTGGGTGTCTCTTAAACGAGCCGCTGACGTTTCAGCTACGGGGGTCTTACCCTCTACGCCGGACCTTTCGCATGTCCTTCGCCTACATCAACGGTTTCTGACTCGTCTCATCGCCGGCAGACAATGAAAAAGAGATCCCACAACCCCGTATGCGCAACCCCTGCCGGGTATCACACGCATACGGTTTGGCCTCATCCGGTTTCGCTCGCCACTACTCCCGGAATCACGGTTGTTTTCTCTTCCTGAGGGTACTGAGATGTTTCACTTCCCCTCGTTCCCTCCACACTGCCTATGTGTTCAGCAGCGGGTGACAGCCCATGACGACTGCCGGGTTTCCCCATTCGGAAACCCCCGGATCAAAGCCTGGTTGACGGCTCCCCGGGGACTATCGTGGCCTCCCACGTCCTTCATCGGTTCCTGGTGCCAAGGCATCCACCGTGCGCCCTTAAAAACTTGGCCACAGATGCTCGCGTCCACTGTGCAGTTCTCAAGCAACGACCAGCCACCCACCACCCCACCCAACAGGGCGAGTTCACTGGGGCCGGCATCCCGAAGGACGAGCTCACGCTCGCACCCTCAGACACCCAACAGCGCGCCCGGCACGATCCCCTGACCACACGTTCCACGCCGAAGCAGTACTAGTGAAGCCCTGAAACCGTGCCGAATAGTCAACGTTCCACCCATGAGCTACCAGCACCGGACGTGCGCCGGTGTACTGGCCTCTGACCAGACCGGGGTCTGGTGAGAAGTGCTCCTTAGAAAGGAGGTGATCCAGCCGCACCTTCCGGTACGGCTACCTTGTTACGACTTCGTCCCAATCGCCAGTCCCACCTTCGACAGCTCCCTCCCACAAGGGGTTGGGCCACCGGCTTCGGGTGTTACCGACTTTCGTGACGTGACGGGCGGTGTGTACAAGGCCCGGGAACGTATTCACCGCAGCAATGCTGATCTGCGATTACTAGCAACTCCGACTTCATGGGGTCGAGTTGCAGACCCCAATCCGAACTGAGACCGGCTTTTTGAGATTCGCTCCGCCTCGCGGCATCGCAGCTCTTTGTACCGGCCATTGTAGCACGTGTGCAGCCCAAGACATAAGGGGCATGATGACTTGACGTCGTCCCCACCTTCCTCCGAGTTGACCCCGGCAGTCTCCTGTGAGTCCCCATCACCCCGAAGGGCATGCTGGCAACACAGAACAAGGGTTGCGCTCGTTGCGGGACTTAACCCAACATCTCACGACACGAGCTGACGACAGCCATGCACCACCTGTATACCGACCACAAGGGGGGCACCATCTCTGATGCTTTCCGGTATATGTCAAGCCTTGGTAAGGTTCTTCGCGTTGCGTCGAATTAAGCCACATGCTCCGCTGCTTGTGCGGGCCCCCGTCAATTCCTTTGAGTTTTAGCCTTGCGGCCGTACTCCCCAGGCGGGGAACTTAATGCGTTAGCTGCGGCACCGACGACGTGGAATGTCGCCAACACCTAGTTCCCAACGTTTACGGCGTGGACTACCAGGGTATCTAATCCTGTTCGCTCCCCACGCTTTCGCTCCTCAGCGTCAGTAATGGCCCAGAGATCCGCCTTCGCCACCGGTGTTCCTCCTGATATCTGCGCATTTCACCGCTACACCAGGAATTCCGATCTCCCCTACCACACTCTAGCCAGCCCGTATCGAATGCAGACCCGGGGTTAAGCCCCGGGCTTTCACATCCGACGTGACAAGCCGCCTACGAGCTCTTTACGCCCAATAATTCCGGACAACGCTTGCGCCCTACGTATTACCGCGGCTGCTGGCACGTAGTTAGCCGGCGCTTCTTCTGCAGGTACCGTCACTTGCGCTTCTTCCCTGCTGAAAGAGGTTTACAACCCGAAGGCCGTCATCCCTCACGCGGCGTCGCTGCATCAGGCTTTCGCCCATTGTGCAATATTCCCCACTGCTGCCTCCCGTAGGAGTCTGGGCCGTGTCTCAGTCCCAGTGTGGCCGGTCGCCCTCTCAGGCCGGCTACCCGTCGTCGCCTTGGTAGGCCATCACCCCACCAACAAGCTGATAGGCCGCGGGCTCATCCTTCACCGCCGGAGCTTTCAACCCCCCAAGATGCCTCGGGAGGTGGTATCCGGTATTAGACCCCGTTTCCAGGGCTTGTCCCAGAGTGAAGGGCAGATTGCCCACGTGTTACTCACCCGTTCGCCACTAATCCACCCCGAAGGGCTTCATCGTTCGACTTGCATGTGTTAAGCACGCCGCCAGCGTTCGTCCTGAGCCAGGATCAAACTCTCCATGAATGTTTACCCGTAATCGGGTTCAACACCACAAGAGCGGGACAACCAGTCGGAATAAGACCAGTCGTCCACAGCGTCCTCGCTGTGTTTTCGCCTGCCCGCCACAAGGGCCGACAGGACTTTCAAAGGAACCTCCAACCCACCGAAATGGGCCGGGGTTGTCAATCTGGCGTTGACTTTTGGCACGCTGTTGAGTTCTCAAGGAACGGACGCTTCCTTCGTACTCACCCTCACGGGCTTTCCTCCGGGCGCTTCCCTTCGGTCTTGCATTTCCAACCTTACCAGACTCTATTTCCGCTCCGTTTCCGGTGAGGAATTCGATTCCAGCGGCCGTTGGAAGGCCATTGCCTTTCGGCGTGTCCCCTACTTTAGCCGATTCCCCAGGCGACTCATAATTGAGTCACTGAGCTTGAATTTCGGCATGCCGAAATCGCACCCGGTTTGGGGTCGTCGTAAGAAGTGGATGGCCGCTCCGGGCTGCTGAACAGCAGGGCCCGTTTCAAGCGGCTCGGACTACGTTAGGGGTCGCGCCAACCAGAGTCAAGTTGCCCTGCGCCGCCGCATATGGGCCCGGTAAGGGCTGACCGTCGGGTCGTCCACGATCCAGAAGCGCCAGGGGTGGTGTGCCCCGTCGCCGCCAACCCCGGTGCGGGGGCCGCTGCGCACCAGGTCAGGGTCGGGCGGGGTGCCCCGCAGCAGAGCCAAGGGTGCGTCGCCGCCGGCGCAGAGGTCGGCGCCGTTCAGGACACGGTCCACATCGAGGGCCGTGGCCAGGCGTGCGGGGCCTTTGGCCAGTTCCTTGTCGTGACGGGCCGAGAACCGACGTTTGCGGGCGTGGTCGGCGCCCACAAGGATTTCGCCGGCGCGCAGCAGGATCCCGCTCGCCCTTCCTTCCGGGCCGCACACCACGTTGAGGCAGTGCCACATGCCATAGGTGAAGTAGACGTACGCGTGACCGGGCGGGCCGAACATCACCTGGTTTCGCGCGGTGCGTCCGCGGTACGCGTGGGACCCCGGGTCGAGTTCCCCCGCGTACGCCTCCACTTCGGTGAGCCGTACCTCGATGGGTCCGTCGTCGGTGAGGCGTGCCAGGGTGCAGCCAAGGAGTTCGGGTGCGACCTCCAGCACTGGGCGGTCGAAGAACTCCCGGGGCAGCGGCGTACGGTCGGGGCTCTCGATCATGGCGTCCGAGGGTACCGGGGAACCGGCTACGGTCGTCGCGCGTATGTAGTGGTCAGAACGAAGAAGGAGTGGACATGGGGTTCAAGAAGCTGCTCGCGAGCCTGGGCGCCGGTGGCGCATCCGTCGAGACGGTGCTCATCGAGGCGAACGTCGTACCGGGCGGTGTCGTCCAGGGCGAGGTGCGCATCCAGGGCGGCTCGGTGGACCAGCAGATCGAGGGACTCTCCGTCGGTCTGCAGGCGCGGGTCGAGGTCGAGGGTGGTGACCAGGAGGTCAAGCAGGACATCGAGTTCACCAAGCAGCGGCTCGGTGGCGCTTTCGAGGTGAAGGCCGGGGCGGTGCATGTGGTGCCGTTCGGCCTCGAGATTCCGTGGGAAACCCCGGTCACCAGCATCGCGGGGCAGCAGCTGCGCGGGATGAACATCGGTGTGACGACGGAGCTGGAGATCGCGCGGGCCCTGGACTCGGGCGACCTGGACCCGATCAATGTGCACCCGCTGCCGTCGCAGCAGGCCATCCTGGACGCCTTCATCCAGCTGGGCTTCCGCTTCAAGAGCGCGGACATGGAGCGCGGGCACATCCGTGGGACGCGGCAGCGGCTGCCGTTCTACCAGGAGATCGAGTTCTTCCCGCCGCAGCAGTACCGCGGGCTGAACCAGGTCGAGCTGACCTTTGTCGCTGACGACCGCGAGATGGACGTGATCCTCGAGATGGACAAGAAGCCGGGTCTTTTCAGCGAGGGCAGCGACTCGTACAAGGCCTTCAAGGTGGGGCACCACGACTTCCACTCGACCGACTGGGCTGCGTTCCTCAACCAGTGGCTGGCGGACGTCGGCGGGCGTCGTAACTGGTTCTAGGCTCGGATTCGACAGAGCAAGCAGGGCAGGCAGAACAGCCGATTCGGAGGTTCAGACGTGACCGAGCTCAACAGGGCGCCCCTTCCACACGACTTCCATCCCGCGGTGCCGTCGTTCACGGTGGTGAGCGACGACATCGCGCCGGGGTCGGTGCTGAAGGACGCCCAGGTCTATGCGGCGGGCAACACGTCGCCGCATCTGCGGTGGGAGGGTTTCCCGGCGGAGACCAAGAGCTTTGCCGTGACGTGCTTCGATCCGGACGCGCCCACGGGCAGCGGGTTCTGGCACTGGGTGCTCTTCGACATCCCGGCATCGGTCACGGAGCTGCCGGCCGGTGCGGGCAGCGGAAAGTTCGCGGGGCTGCCCGAGGGCGCCGTCCAGGTCCGTAACGACTACGGGTCGAAGGATTTCGGCGGCGCTGCTCCCCCGGCGGGCGAGAGGCACCGCTATGTGTTCACGGTGTACGCGGTTGACAAGCAGAAGCTCGGCCCCGGTGCGGACGTCTCGCCGGCGGTCGCGGGCCTCAATCTCCGCTTCCACGCGATTGCGCGTGCACACCTGATGGCGGAGTACGAAGGTCCTTCGAAGAGCTGATCGTTCGTTTGTTGTTTGCCCTGCCCTGGTCTTGGAGAGATCAGGGCAGGGCATCTTTTATTGCGTTGTCCATCTCGGCGCGCCCGGCCAGAGTTGATCCAAGCCCAAGGCCCGCAAAGGGTTGGGCCGGCGAACGGGAGGTGGGCGAGATGCGGGACACGCTGGTACTGAATGCGAGCTTCGAGCCGCTGTCGACGGTGACACTCAACCGCGCGGTGGTTCTGGTGCTGCAGGACAAGGCCGTCGTCGAGCAGGCCCACCCCGGACTCCGTGTGCGTGCCGCGGCAGTTGATCTTCCGGTGCCCCGGGTGATCAGGCTCTGCCGGTATGTCCGGGTGCCTTTCCGAAGACAGGCACCCTGGTCGAGGCGTGGTGTGCTGGTACGGGACCAGCACCGGTGCGCGTACTGCGGAAGACGCGCCACGACCGTGGACCACGTGGTGCCACGGTCGCACGGCGGTCAGGACAGCTGGCTGAATACGGTGGCTTCCTGCGCCGAGGACAATCACCGCAAGGCCGACCGTACGCCGGAGCAGGCCGGAATGCCGCTGCTGCACGAGCCGTTCGTACCCTCTCCGGCGGACGCGATGCTGCTCGGGCTGCGGGCCGGTGAGCGCTCGGCGCTGCCGGAGTGGCTGGCGGCGCCCGCCGCGTAAGTGTGACGCGTGAAGGCCCGCTCCCTGCCGGGGGCGGGTTTTTGCGTTTCAGCGCAGCAGGAGCTGGACGATCGCAAAGGTGCCGACCACGACGATCAGCGCGCGCAGCGCCGTCGGTGGCAGCCGGCGGCCGAGCTTGGCGCCGAGCTGGCCGCCGAGGGCGGAGCCGACCGCGATCAGTGCGACCACCGTCCAGTCGAAGTCCGCCACGAAGAGGAAGAAGAGCGCGGCGATGCTGTTGACGACGGCAGCCAGGACGTTCTTGGTGGCGTTGAGGCGCTGGAGGGTGTCGTCGAGCAGCATGCCCATGAGGGAGATGTAGATGATTCCCTGGGCCGCGGTGAAGTAGCCGCCGTAGACGCTGGCGAGCATCAGTGCGACGAAGAGGAGCGGGCCGCCGTCGGGGTGGGTGCGGGTGCCCTTGCGCTCGCGGCGGCGTTGGACGGCTTTGCTGATGCGCGGCTGGAGGATCACCAGGACCAGGGCCAGCGCGACGAGGACGGGGACGATGGTCTCGAAGGCCGTGGAGGGGAGCATCAGGAGCAGTACGGCTCCGCTGAGGCCGCCGATCGCGGCGGCGATGCCGAGGCGCAGGATACGGCTGCGCTGGCCGGTGAGTTCGGCGCGGTAGCCGATGGCCCCGCTGATCGAGCCGGGGATCAGGCCGAGCGCGTTG includes:
- a CDS encoding sporulation protein, which translates into the protein MGFKKLLASLGAGGASVETVLIEANVVPGGVVQGEVRIQGGSVDQQIEGLSVGLQARVEVEGGDQEVKQDIEFTKQRLGGAFEVKAGAVHVVPFGLEIPWETPVTSIAGQQLRGMNIGVTTELEIARALDSGDLDPINVHPLPSQQAILDAFIQLGFRFKSADMERGHIRGTRQRLPFYQEIEFFPPQQYRGLNQVELTFVADDREMDVILEMDKKPGLFSEGSDSYKAFKVGHHDFHSTDWAAFLNQWLADVGGRRNWF
- a CDS encoding DNA-3-methyladenine glycosylase, which translates into the protein MIESPDRTPLPREFFDRPVLEVAPELLGCTLARLTDDGPIEVRLTEVEAYAGELDPGSHAYRGRTARNQVMFGPPGHAYVYFTYGMWHCLNVVCGPEGRASGILLRAGEILVGADHARKRRFSARHDKELAKGPARLATALDVDRVLNGADLCAGGDAPLALLRGTPPDPDLVRSGPRTGVGGDGAHHPWRFWIVDDPTVSPYRAHMRRRRAT
- a CDS encoding HNH endonuclease, which gives rise to MRDTLVLNASFEPLSTVTLNRAVVLVLQDKAVVEQAHPGLRVRAAAVDLPVPRVIRLCRYVRVPFRRQAPWSRRGVLVRDQHRCAYCGRRATTVDHVVPRSHGGQDSWLNTVASCAEDNHRKADRTPEQAGMPLLHEPFVPSPADAMLLGLRAGERSALPEWLAAPAA
- a CDS encoding sulfite exporter TauE/SafE family protein, giving the protein MTIWEMLAVFAAGISAGTINTIVGSGTLITFPVLLATGLPPVTATVSNALGLIPGSISGAIGYRAELTGQRSRILRLGIAAAIGGLSGAVLLLMLPSTAFETIVPVLVALALVLVILQPRISKAVQRRRERKGTRTHPDGGPLLFVALMLASVYGGYFTAAQGIIYISLMGMLLDDTLQRLNATKNVLAAVVNSIAALFFLFVADFDWTVVALIAVGSALGGQLGAKLGRRLPPTALRALIVVVGTFAIVQLLLR
- a CDS encoding YbhB/YbcL family Raf kinase inhibitor-like protein, whose product is MTELNRAPLPHDFHPAVPSFTVVSDDIAPGSVLKDAQVYAAGNTSPHLRWEGFPAETKSFAVTCFDPDAPTGSGFWHWVLFDIPASVTELPAGAGSGKFAGLPEGAVQVRNDYGSKDFGGAAPPAGERHRYVFTVYAVDKQKLGPGADVSPAVAGLNLRFHAIARAHLMAEYEGPSKS